From the Corynebacterium sp. P3-F1 genome, the window ACCCTGACAACATGGCGGGTCGACGCAGCGACCATGATTCCCCCCAGATTCATAACGGCTGTTGTGATGCCAGTGTGCATTCTCCACCGGTGCGACGGGAGCCGCGAATGTCTACTTCAGTGGACAACGCTGCCCTCAGCACCGTTTTCTACTCCCGCGACCCGCTGTTCTTGCCTATGCTTCAAAACCGGCACCACTGCCGCACGGGGAGAGGCAGGAAAGCCGGGGGGCTTTTGTCTTGTCAGCTGTCGTGTTGGCGGACCGTGCAGGGAACGTGACTAGAGGGGGGAATTTTCCATGCTGGGGCTCGACAACGACCCGATTCAGGCACCTGCCGCCGCAGGGACCGTAGCGGATGAGGCGCCGCCGCTGCCCACGGGGAAATTGGACGCGGAAAGTGTGCCGCAGGCGGTGCGGAAGTCGCCGGAACCGCTGATCCGCATCATCATGCCCGTGGTGATGGTTGCGGCAATCGGCGCAATGGTGGCCATTTTCGCTTTGAGTGGGCGCGGCATCAGTCCGCTGATGATGTTATTTCCGCTGATGATGATCATGGGTCTGCTGACCACCCTCAACCCGCCTGAGAAGGCTGGTGATATCGACGAATCGCGTCGGGTGTATCTGCGTCATTTGGACGCCTTGGCTGAGCGCGCCCGGTCCAATGCGGTGCAGCAGCGCGAACACGTGGAGTTCTTTCACCCGCACCCGGAACATCTGGTGAATGCTGTCGGCGCAGAGCGCGTGTGGGAGCGCGCTGCGGAGCATGCGCGGGCGTTCGAGGTGCGTGTGGGGACGGGAAAGTCATCTTTGTGCACACCTGTTGAGGTGGCTGATCCGGGCTCCCCGGAGGATCTCGATCCGGTGTGCGCTGTGAGTCTGCGCCGCACCGTCGCCGCGGTGAGCGTGGTGCCGCGCATGCCCATTGTGATCCAGCTCGAGGCGTTTCCTCTGCTCACTCTGGCGGGCTCGGGGGCACGCGACATCGCGCGATCGATCGTGGCGCAGTTGGCGTTTTTTCACGGGCCGGAAACAGTGGGACTCGACATCAATGCGGCTGGCCTTGAATCCGCGAAGTGGCTGCCGCACACGCGCACTCCCTCGCGGGCTGATTTCGTCGTCGCGGTCGTGGACGCGGGCACTCCGGAGGCGATGACGTACAGCGACCATGATTGCCTCATTACGGTCAGTGACGAGGCAGACACGTTTGTGCACGAAGAAGCGCTGCATTTGACCTGCGGGGAGGCAATTGATGCTGTGACCACGTCCGGGGTGGAGCGTCTTGGCACGGCCGATGAGTTCAGAGCGGGAGCAGCCGAATACATCTTCCGCAATCTGGCGTTTTACCGCAGACCCGCTCACACCGCCGCCAATGCCCGTGGGGGTGGCTTGCTTGATTTGTTGGGGATAGAGGACATTGAGCACCTTCCCGGTCCCACCATGTGGCCGGGGCGGGACAACAGCCGCCAGCGGCTCACCGTCCCGATCGGCACCGATCCCGACGGCGCTGCCGTCTATTTGGATCTGAAGGAATCCGCGCACGGCGGTATGGGCCCGCACGGGCTGTGCATCGGGGCGACAGGATCGGGCAAGTCGGAGCTCTTGCGCACGCTCGTTGTCGCGCTCGCCGCGACGCATTCGCCGGACGAGCTCAACCTAGTTCTCGTCGACTTCAAAGGCGGCGCGACGTTCTTGGGGTGCCAGGGGTTGCCGCACACCTCCGCAGTGATCACGAACCTCGAGGACGAAGCGATTCTGGTGGAGCGCATGTACGACGCCATTTCGGGAGAGATGAACCGCCGCCAGGAGTTGTTGCGGGCGGCGGGCAATTTCGCCAACGTCACCGAGTACAACGACGCACGCACGAGCACGCGCCCGGATCTGGATCCGCTGCCGTCGCTGCTCATCGTTGTCGATGAATTCTCTGAGCTGCTCGGCCAGTATCCGAATTTCGCGGATTTGTTTGTGGCGGTCGGCCGATTGGGTAGGTCGCTGGGCGTGCACCTGCTCCTCGCATCGCAGCGATTGGAGGAGGGGAAATTGCGCGGTCTCGACTCCCACTTGTCGTACCGGATCGGTTTACGTACTTTTTCCGCGGTGGAGTCCCGCCAGGTTCTCGGTGTGCCTGATGCGTACGAGTTGCCCGCCGATCCCGGCGTGGGCTATATCAGGACAGCGTCGACGGAGCTGACGCGTTTTAAAGCGTCGTATGTTTCGGGGCCGTTGATGAGGCCGGTGGACACGCGCAGCCCGGGTGACACACAGCAAGTGCGTCTGTTCGAGGGGTGGGACGACGTCGACGAACCAGCGGCGGCGAGCATTCCCGACCCGAGCACCACGTTGCTCGCGGAAATCGTGAGCGCCGCGAAGGAGACAGCGGCAGCACGCGGGCAGCAGGCGCACACCGTCTGGCTTCCGCCGCTTCCAGCCCAGGTGGACCTGCCCGCCGTGTGCGAGGTCGCAGGGGAGCTGAAGGCGAGCATCGGGCTTATCGACGACCCGTATCACCAGGGCCAGCATCCCCTCCTCATCGACCTCGGTGCAGCCGGCGGGCACGTGGCTCTGGCGGGCGGGCCGCAGACCGGCAAATCGATGGCGGTGCGGACGATCGTCGCGTCACTTGCTGCAACGCACTCCACCGATCAGCTCGGTTTCTACGTCATTGATGCCGGCGGCGGCGATTCGGGAGTGCTCGAGTCCCTGCCGCATGTCGCGGGAGTGG encodes:
- the eccCa gene encoding type VII secretion protein EccCa, which encodes MLGLDNDPIQAPAAAGTVADEAPPLPTGKLDAESVPQAVRKSPEPLIRIIMPVVMVAAIGAMVAIFALSGRGISPLMMLFPLMMIMGLLTTLNPPEKAGDIDESRRVYLRHLDALAERARSNAVQQREHVEFFHPHPEHLVNAVGAERVWERAAEHARAFEVRVGTGKSSLCTPVEVADPGSPEDLDPVCAVSLRRTVAAVSVVPRMPIVIQLEAFPLLTLAGSGARDIARSIVAQLAFFHGPETVGLDINAAGLESAKWLPHTRTPSRADFVVAVVDAGTPEAMTYSDHDCLITVSDEADTFVHEEALHLTCGEAIDAVTTSGVERLGTADEFRAGAAEYIFRNLAFYRRPAHTAANARGGGLLDLLGIEDIEHLPGPTMWPGRDNSRQRLTVPIGTDPDGAAVYLDLKESAHGGMGPHGLCIGATGSGKSELLRTLVVALAATHSPDELNLVLVDFKGGATFLGCQGLPHTSAVITNLEDEAILVERMYDAISGEMNRRQELLRAAGNFANVTEYNDARTSTRPDLDPLPSLLIVVDEFSELLGQYPNFADLFVAVGRLGRSLGVHLLLASQRLEEGKLRGLDSHLSYRIGLRTFSAVESRQVLGVPDAYELPADPGVGYIRTASTELTRFKASYVSGPLMRPVDTRSPGDTQQVRLFEGWDDVDEPAAASIPDPSTTLLAEIVSAAKETAAARGQQAHTVWLPPLPAQVDLPAVCEVAGELKASIGLIDDPYHQGQHPLLIDLGAAGGHVALAGGPQTGKSMAVRTIVASLAATHSTDQLGFYVIDAGGGDSGVLESLPHVAGVAARSDEERVRRVVDEVLGIVDKRRASPARTVLVVDGWHALTAPDSKLEDLKDALTTIAAEGPAAGVHLIVTTQRWNSIRPNVRDLIGTRLELKLTEPMDSLLGRKVQEKLPSAPGRGIIAGGKSMLIAATAKEDIAHIAAQAAGQTPVPALKVLPDSIAADDLVVPEERRSRVLLGIGGRDIDPVTFDRQHLLAIGASGAGKSTLISTVISELSRMPREQARIVIIDPRRTHLSSADHPMVAAYGGSADSAKTALSDTAATLTSRLPGPDVTAEQLAARNWWAGPDIYVVIDDLELVDDEHLRPLLPLIPHAQDVGLHIIAARKFGGTGRALLGVFLSALKDQLPDVVIMSGTKEEGALFGVRPLTLRPGRGIFVRDNEQLGLIHIAHSTQTPTHVHTPSPNREETR